A genomic region of Barnesiella viscericola DSM 18177 contains the following coding sequences:
- a CDS encoding translocation/assembly module TamB domain-containing protein has product MKRALKYIAVTLVSLLALLLLLPLCIYIPAVQRWGKTEICRYVNRSTEMQLTIGDLSLRFPFKLHIDDILLLTAPTDTLLQSESIEVGVDPLGLLKRQVQVNEIALQGVRFRFASTDSTLTLSARVKEFATRGARIDLKSSLIDLPSSQLQDGDITLNITGQQPDTTETASPPLDWRISVGELALSQIHYAMQMRPTIQQLDASIGQAALRQGNIDLYRQQVDVTEATIDRGDYRYYPGSGETVETAPETTAADTTASLPWTVRIARLRLHDNRALYALPAQIPQKGLDPGYLSLNGIEIAIDSLYNRGSEIRVPIRQLAFVERSGLAVTQTQGLFVMDSTGIALHDFLLRTSLSEISAQLEAGSELFAQSPQAPIEARLQARIAVGDFVQLFPQYSACTRGLLLSTALQSDIAVNGTLGDLHLTRGDLSLPGTFNARTTGRVQNLIDTERLTGNLQWGIALRESPLIALLMPDSLRNRLYLPPTRLSGKAYLAGPTIRSEARLETGHGAIDLRARLNTRHQRYKGNIHIDRFPLAAFLPHDSLGLGPLSASIAIDGERYNPLDSLARLTAHLAIDTAQYAGYHYSGFTVDARLNRGRATGRIACTDPNLLTGLSLSASIAPQRYLFAVSGDIHTDLEALHLTAEPCQLSTSLSLSGQVAPTEELYQASLQLDKLSALLPTGRLQTDALSLTAGTDSTQIHATLQSGDLAVRFASSVGLTPFLEKLNQTMPILASAQEEKRLNMEALHQTLPPFELQASAKRNNLAQQYLKRLGMGFYQFDLNARNDSLLGATGTVDRFSTGGIVIDTIQLSLFERHEREERLYYSLHVGNKPGNLDQLASVVLNGFLSGNTTKLFCVQKNRQGEEGFRIGCQANFLDSLVQVSFFPKNPVIGFETWALNPDNFFAYHYGGHFDADIALTHGERHLIVTTLHEKLNHTLARQEPLRVDISGMEIAPWLALSPFSPQIAGSVSANLLIHFPVGGTEVAGNVGVSQFYYGKQRVGDFDLNVNYQLDSLGRQEAKAALQIDSRRVLTLSGLLDDKADSPVSLQLAVDSLPLATANPFLPADMAQLQGYLNGEMQVGGSTSAPLLDGYLQMVGASANSKSMGASLNLPTSPIRVEKNVLRFDDYAITGANKNPLHIDGSVDFRDFAKINTDLHIFASAFQPVKATRSSKATVYGSVIADLDMRVNGPLEALKINGNVGLLTGTEVTYVMQDSPFALQQQENNIVTFVSFNDSTEVAEADTLPTGTLLGMDILVNINISPTVKMGVNLSPDGKNRIDLQGGGNLTYTMNALGDSRFSGRYTLSGGFVRYNPPIISEKLFKIQEGSFVSWNGNIADPQMSITAVETVRTTISEEDKNSRQVNFDISIIIKNSLENLSVSFDLAAPEDLTLQNQLASLTAEQRASQAMSLLIYNTYTGPGTSTTRSDLLGNPLNSFLEKELNQWAQGLKGIDLSFGINSYTDASGINTRTDYSYRAAKSLFNNRVKVVIGGSLSPDDNADVNFKENFIDDISLEYYFNQRDNMYIKVFRHTGYESILEGEITQTGVGFVVKKQLANLWELFRSRKTRKEVTP; this is encoded by the coding sequence ATGAAAAGAGCGCTGAAATATATCGCCGTCACCCTCGTCTCGCTTTTGGCGCTGCTGCTCCTTCTGCCGTTGTGTATCTATATCCCGGCGGTTCAGCGATGGGGGAAGACCGAGATATGCCGCTACGTAAACCGGTCGACCGAGATGCAACTCACCATCGGCGACCTGTCGCTGCGCTTCCCCTTCAAACTGCACATCGACGACATACTGCTGCTCACCGCGCCGACCGACACGCTGCTGCAAAGCGAGAGCATCGAGGTGGGAGTCGATCCGCTGGGATTGCTGAAACGGCAAGTACAGGTGAACGAAATTGCCTTGCAGGGAGTCCGCTTCCGCTTCGCGAGCACCGACTCCACGCTCACCCTGTCGGCCCGGGTCAAGGAGTTTGCCACACGGGGGGCCCGCATCGACTTGAAAAGTTCGCTCATCGACCTGCCGTCGAGCCAACTGCAAGACGGCGACATCACCCTGAACATCACGGGGCAACAGCCCGACACAACCGAGACGGCCAGCCCACCCCTCGACTGGCGCATATCGGTGGGAGAACTGGCCCTGTCGCAGATTCACTATGCCATGCAGATGCGCCCCACCATTCAACAGCTCGACGCCTCGATAGGCCAGGCCGCCCTGCGGCAAGGCAACATCGACCTCTACCGGCAACAGGTCGATGTAACCGAAGCCACCATCGACCGGGGCGACTACCGTTACTACCCGGGTAGCGGCGAGACGGTCGAGACGGCTCCCGAAACCACTGCGGCCGATACCACCGCATCGCTCCCCTGGACCGTCCGCATCGCCCGGTTGCGGCTGCACGACAACAGAGCCCTCTACGCCCTGCCCGCACAGATACCGCAAAAGGGGCTCGACCCCGGCTACCTGTCGCTCAACGGCATCGAGATAGCCATCGATTCGCTCTACAACCGGGGCAGCGAGATACGGGTACCGATACGGCAGCTCGCCTTTGTCGAGCGGTCAGGACTGGCGGTGACCCAAACCCAGGGGCTCTTCGTGATGGACTCGACGGGAATCGCCCTGCACGATTTCCTCCTGCGCACCTCGCTCTCTGAAATCTCGGCACAACTCGAAGCCGGGAGCGAACTGTTTGCTCAATCGCCCCAGGCCCCCATCGAGGCCCGGTTGCAGGCCCGCATCGCCGTGGGCGACTTCGTTCAGCTATTCCCCCAATACAGCGCCTGCACCCGGGGACTGCTCCTCTCGACCGCCCTGCAATCGGATATTGCCGTGAACGGTACACTGGGCGACCTGCATCTGACCCGGGGCGACCTGTCCCTGCCCGGCACCTTCAACGCCCGAACCACAGGCCGGGTGCAGAACCTGATCGATACCGAGCGTCTGACCGGCAACCTGCAATGGGGCATCGCCCTGAGGGAATCGCCACTCATCGCCCTCCTCATGCCCGACTCGCTGCGCAACCGCCTCTACCTGCCGCCGACTCGACTATCCGGAAAGGCCTATCTGGCCGGACCGACTATCCGATCGGAAGCCCGGCTCGAAACCGGTCACGGAGCCATCGACCTGAGGGCCCGACTCAATACCCGCCACCAACGCTACAAGGGCAACATACACATCGACCGCTTCCCTCTGGCTGCCTTCCTGCCGCACGACTCGCTGGGGCTGGGCCCCCTCTCGGCTTCGATAGCGATTGACGGGGAGCGATACAACCCGCTCGACTCCCTGGCCAGGCTCACCGCACACCTCGCCATCGACACCGCCCAATATGCAGGCTACCACTACTCGGGATTCACCGTCGACGCCCGGCTGAACCGAGGACGAGCCACGGGACGCATCGCCTGCACCGACCCCAACCTGCTCACCGGACTCAGCCTCTCGGCCTCGATAGCTCCCCAGCGGTACCTCTTTGCCGTGTCGGGCGATATTCACACCGACCTCGAAGCGCTGCACCTCACGGCAGAGCCCTGCCAGCTCTCGACCTCGCTGTCGCTCTCGGGACAGGTGGCTCCAACCGAAGAGTTATACCAGGCCTCGCTGCAACTCGACAAGTTGTCGGCCCTGTTACCGACCGGCCGTCTGCAAACCGACGCGCTGTCGCTGACTGCCGGGACCGACTCGACTCAGATACACGCCACCCTGCAAAGCGGCGACCTGGCCGTGCGCTTTGCCTCGTCGGTAGGGCTCACCCCTTTCCTCGAAAAGCTAAACCAAACCATGCCCATTCTGGCCTCGGCACAGGAAGAGAAGCGCCTTAACATGGAGGCTCTCCACCAGACGCTGCCCCCCTTTGAATTGCAGGCCAGCGCCAAACGCAACAACCTCGCGCAACAATACCTCAAAAGGCTGGGCATGGGGTTCTACCAGTTCGACCTGAACGCCCGCAACGATTCGCTGCTCGGAGCGACGGGAACGGTCGACCGCTTCTCGACGGGCGGAATCGTCATCGACACCATACAGCTGTCGCTCTTCGAGCGGCACGAACGCGAGGAACGGCTCTACTATTCGCTGCATGTGGGCAACAAGCCCGGCAACCTCGACCAGCTGGCCTCGGTCGTGCTCAACGGATTCCTATCGGGCAACACCACCAAACTCTTCTGCGTGCAGAAGAACCGGCAGGGAGAGGAGGGATTCCGCATCGGCTGCCAGGCCAATTTCCTCGACTCGCTCGTCCAGGTATCGTTCTTCCCCAAGAACCCCGTCATCGGGTTCGAGACCTGGGCGTTGAACCCCGACAACTTCTTTGCCTATCACTACGGTGGCCATTTCGATGCCGACATCGCCCTCACCCACGGCGAGCGACACCTCATCGTCACCACCCTGCACGAGAAATTGAACCACACCCTGGCCCGGCAGGAGCCGCTGCGGGTCGACATCAGCGGCATGGAGATAGCCCCCTGGCTGGCCCTGTCGCCCTTCTCGCCACAGATTGCAGGCAGCGTATCGGCCAACCTGCTCATTCACTTCCCGGTGGGCGGTACCGAGGTGGCCGGCAACGTGGGGGTATCGCAATTCTACTACGGGAAACAACGTGTGGGCGACTTTGACCTGAACGTCAACTACCAACTCGATTCACTGGGCCGACAAGAGGCGAAAGCCGCCCTGCAAATCGACAGCCGACGGGTCTTGACCCTGTCGGGGTTGCTCGACGACAAGGCCGACAGCCCCGTGTCGCTGCAACTGGCCGTCGACAGCCTCCCGCTGGCCACGGCCAACCCCTTCCTGCCGGCCGACATGGCTCAGCTGCAAGGCTACCTCAACGGCGAGATGCAGGTGGGCGGCAGCACCTCGGCCCCGCTACTCGACGGCTACCTGCAAATGGTGGGGGCATCGGCCAACTCCAAGTCGATGGGGGCAAGTCTCAACCTCCCCACCAGCCCGATACGCGTCGAGAAGAATGTATTGCGGTTCGACGACTACGCCATCACCGGCGCCAACAAGAATCCGCTGCACATCGACGGAAGTGTCGATTTCAGGGACTTTGCGAAAATCAATACCGACCTCCACATCTTCGCCTCGGCCTTCCAGCCCGTCAAGGCAACCCGCAGCTCCAAAGCCACGGTCTACGGCTCGGTCATCGCCGACCTCGACATGCGGGTGAACGGTCCACTCGAAGCCCTGAAAATCAACGGCAACGTAGGGCTGCTCACCGGTACCGAGGTCACCTATGTGATGCAGGATTCGCCATTCGCCCTGCAACAGCAGGAGAACAACATCGTCACCTTCGTCTCGTTCAACGACAGCACCGAGGTGGCCGAAGCCGACACCCTGCCCACCGGCACCCTGCTGGGCATGGATATTCTGGTCAACATCAACATCTCACCCACGGTGAAGATGGGGGTAAACCTCTCGCCCGACGGCAAGAACCGCATCGACCTGCAAGGCGGCGGCAACCTCACCTACACCATGAACGCTCTGGGCGACAGCCGGTTCTCGGGCCGCTACACCCTCTCGGGCGGATTCGTGCGATACAACCCGCCCATCATCTCGGAGAAACTCTTCAAGATACAGGAGGGCAGCTTCGTCTCGTGGAACGGCAACATTGCCGACCCCCAGATGTCGATTACAGCCGTCGAGACGGTGCGCACCACCATCTCCGAAGAGGACAAGAACTCCCGACAGGTCAATTTCGACATCAGCATCATCATCAAGAACTCGCTCGAAAACCTGTCGGTATCGTTCGACCTGGCCGCCCCCGAGGACCTCACCCTGCAAAACCAGCTCGCCTCGCTCACGGCCGAGCAACGGGCCTCACAGGCCATGAGCCTGCTCATCTACAACACCTATACCGGCCCCGGAACCTCGACCACCCGCAGCGACCTGCTGGGCAACCCGCTCAACTCGTTCCTCGAAAAGGAGCTCAACCAGTGGGCGCAGGGGCTGAAAGGCATCGACCTCTCGTTCGGCATCAACTCCTACACCGACGCCTCGGGCATCAACACCCGCACCGACTACTCCTACCGGGCGGCCAAAAGCCTGTTCAACAACCGGGTGAAGGTGGTTATCGGGGGTAGCCTCAGCCCCGACGACAATGCCGACGTCAACTTCAAGGAGAACTTCATCGACGACATCTCGCTGGAATATTACTTCAACCAGCGCGACAACATGTATATCAAGGTGTTCCGCCACACGGGCTACGAGAGTATTCTCGAAGGCGAAATCACCCAGACCGGTGTGGGCTTCGTCGTGAAGAAACAACTGGCCAACCTCTGGGAACTCTTCCGCTCCCGCAAAACCCGAAAGGAGGTCACCCCATGA
- a CDS encoding PepSY-like domain-containing protein yields MKNYLYLIVLFSMIALGIGPGRGGNRANDRKISMSELPSPARQLLKTYFPGARVLQCVHSRTWDEYGVKVSGGYELGFDRQGHWEEIESDDKPLSLELVKLLPAPVVEYLEQHYPGAKVESMEQRKNVYKITLAYPDTHLYFSKSGEFVKARGDD; encoded by the coding sequence ATGAAAAATTATTTGTATCTGATTGTTTTGTTCTCGATGATTGCGCTGGGCATAGGACCGGGGCGGGGTGGAAACCGGGCGAATGATAGAAAAATCTCGATGTCGGAGCTTCCCTCGCCGGCCCGGCAGCTGTTGAAAACCTATTTCCCGGGAGCACGAGTTTTGCAGTGCGTGCATTCGCGCACCTGGGACGAGTATGGGGTGAAGGTCTCGGGCGGTTATGAGCTGGGCTTCGACCGGCAGGGGCACTGGGAGGAGATTGAGTCGGACGACAAACCGCTCTCGCTCGAGCTGGTGAAGTTGCTGCCCGCTCCCGTTGTCGAGTATCTGGAACAGCACTACCCCGGCGCGAAAGTCGAGAGTATGGAGCAGCGTAAGAATGTCTACAAGATTACCTTGGCCTATCCCGATACCCACCTCTATTTCTCCAAGTCGGGCGAGTTTGTCAAAGCACGGGGCGACGACTGA
- a CDS encoding type IX secretion system plug protein, giving the protein MKPAHILRVLLAAIVLWTPCALTAQSLSDQPYETRSFSDRFKTLRTQVEGRELFPPIIDLNTNEHITISFDEMTEEVSYLQYSLVHCNADWRPSALSDLEYLDGFNTNPIEEFDFSMATFAHYVHYSLTLPNEDVQFKVSGNYVLLVYPENEPERVLLQVCFSVYENNILVAPSVTSRTDIDYNREHQQVSVTLNANNYRIQNPYNELKVSVTQNGRRDNEVIVNRPLRVQGSQIFFDHDRNLIFEAGNEFRRFEMVATRYAGLGVSNIYHFDPYYHVELTPVKPRSESSYLYDQTQNGRFVIRQSGASDSDTEADYFVVHFTLDSDPIPGGKIYIDGELTNHLYSPYNEMVYNPQTEQYEKTLLLKQGSYNYQYLFLPDGARTATAAPVEGNYYQTVNEYLVKVYHRAPGERYDRLIGIGMSYSGR; this is encoded by the coding sequence ATGAAACCTGCACATATCCTTCGCGTCTTACTGGCCGCAATCGTCCTGTGGACTCCTTGCGCCCTCACGGCACAATCGCTTTCGGACCAACCTTACGAAACCCGCTCCTTCTCCGACCGGTTCAAGACTCTGCGCACGCAGGTCGAGGGCCGGGAGCTTTTCCCTCCGATTATCGACCTGAACACCAACGAACACATCACCATCTCGTTCGACGAGATGACCGAGGAGGTCTCTTACCTGCAATACAGCCTCGTACACTGCAATGCCGACTGGCGCCCGTCGGCCCTGTCGGATCTCGAATACCTCGACGGCTTCAACACCAACCCCATCGAGGAGTTCGATTTCTCGATGGCCACCTTTGCCCACTACGTGCATTACAGCCTCACCCTGCCCAACGAGGACGTGCAATTCAAGGTATCGGGCAACTACGTGTTGCTGGTCTATCCCGAGAACGAACCCGAGCGGGTCTTGCTGCAAGTGTGCTTCTCGGTCTATGAGAACAACATTCTAGTCGCACCCAGTGTCACCTCGCGCACCGACATCGACTACAACCGGGAGCACCAGCAGGTGAGTGTCACCCTCAATGCCAACAACTATCGCATACAGAATCCCTACAACGAACTGAAAGTGAGCGTGACCCAGAACGGGCGCCGCGACAACGAGGTAATCGTGAACCGCCCCTTGCGGGTACAGGGCAGCCAAATCTTCTTCGACCACGACCGCAACCTCATCTTCGAGGCAGGCAATGAGTTCCGCCGGTTCGAGATGGTAGCCACCCGCTACGCCGGGCTGGGAGTATCCAACATCTACCACTTCGACCCCTACTATCATGTGGAACTGACTCCCGTCAAACCGCGCTCCGAGTCGAGCTACCTCTATGACCAGACCCAAAACGGCCGCTTCGTAATCCGCCAGAGCGGCGCCAGCGACAGCGATACCGAGGCCGACTACTTCGTGGTGCACTTCACCCTCGACTCCGACCCCATTCCCGGCGGGAAGATTTACATCGACGGCGAACTGACCAACCACCTCTACTCGCCCTACAACGAGATGGTCTACAACCCGCAGACCGAACAATACGAGAAAACCCTGCTTTTGAAACAGGGTTCCTACAACTACCAATATTTGTTCCTGCCCGACGGAGCCCGCACGGCCACGGCCGCACCGGTCGAGGGCAACTATTATCAGACTGTGAACGAATACCTGGTGAAGGTGTACCACCGGGCTCCGGGCGAACGGTACGACCGGCTCATCGGGATAGGCATGAGCTACTCGGGCCGCTAA
- a CDS encoding C1 family peptidase — MNYRHLTIACALSAVSVFAWAGENKKDSVGYQFTVTKELKTNPVKDQSRSGTCWSFSTLSFIEDDLLRQGKPSVDLSEMFVVRNDYIEKAIKYVRMHGSISFSAGGSAYDVLYIIDKYGIVPEEVYTGLNYGTDKHQHGELDAILKGYVDAVIDNPNSKLSTAWLDGFKAVLDTYLGKVPEKFTYNGVEYTPKSFAESLGIKSSDYIPLTSFTHHDFYKPFAIEVPDNWLWSQYYNIPLNELMETIDYSIDKGYTVMWASDVSEKGFQYLKGFAVVPVEKKNDNLSGTELSRWVKLSKAEKEGELYKFEAPEEEKVIDQKVRQEAYDNYETTDDHGMVIVGTAVDQNGTKYYKVKNSWGTEQIYGGFFYASEPFVKYKTMNILVRKEAVPAKILKKLHMD; from the coding sequence ATGAATTATAGACATTTGACCATCGCATGTGCTTTGTCGGCCGTCTCGGTTTTTGCCTGGGCCGGAGAAAATAAGAAAGATTCGGTAGGATACCAGTTTACCGTAACGAAAGAGTTGAAAACCAATCCGGTGAAGGACCAGAGTCGCTCGGGCACGTGCTGGAGTTTCTCGACCCTGTCGTTTATCGAGGACGATTTGCTGCGTCAGGGCAAGCCGTCGGTCGACCTCTCCGAGATGTTTGTCGTGCGCAACGACTATATCGAGAAGGCCATCAAGTATGTGCGCATGCACGGCTCCATCTCCTTTTCGGCCGGAGGCAGCGCCTATGATGTACTCTATATTATCGACAAATACGGTATCGTGCCCGAGGAGGTGTACACGGGATTGAACTACGGTACCGACAAACATCAGCACGGCGAACTCGATGCCATTCTCAAAGGCTATGTCGACGCCGTTATCGACAATCCCAACTCGAAACTGTCGACGGCTTGGCTCGATGGCTTCAAGGCGGTACTCGACACCTATCTGGGCAAAGTACCCGAGAAGTTTACCTACAACGGGGTGGAATACACGCCCAAGTCGTTTGCCGAGTCGCTGGGTATCAAATCGAGCGACTATATCCCGTTGACCTCGTTCACGCATCACGATTTCTACAAACCCTTTGCCATCGAGGTGCCCGACAACTGGCTGTGGTCGCAATACTACAATATCCCGCTCAACGAACTGATGGAGACCATCGACTATTCCATCGACAAGGGTTATACCGTCATGTGGGCTTCGGACGTGAGCGAAAAGGGATTCCAATATCTCAAAGGCTTTGCCGTCGTACCCGTGGAGAAGAAGAACGACAACCTGTCGGGTACCGAACTCTCCCGTTGGGTGAAACTGTCGAAGGCCGAGAAAGAGGGCGAGCTCTACAAGTTCGAGGCTCCCGAAGAGGAGAAGGTCATCGACCAGAAGGTGCGTCAGGAGGCTTATGACAACTACGAAACGACCGACGACCACGGCATGGTTATCGTGGGTACGGCCGTCGACCAGAACGGTACGAAATACTACAAGGTGAAGAACTCGTGGGGGACCGAGCAGATTTATGGCGGATTCTTCTATGCGTCGGAGCCCTTTGTCAAATACAAGACCATGAATATTCTTGTGCGCAAAGAGGCGGTACCGGCCAAAATCCTGAAAAAGCTGCATATGGATTAA
- a CDS encoding C-GCAxxG-C-C family protein, whose protein sequence is MEKINVEERAEKARQLFHEGYNCAQSVVLAYSDLFDLDPSLASSISAPLGGGMGRLREVCGAVSGMFMIAGLYYKNDAPADMAKRKQVYTAVQDLAEKSKAQNGSIICRELLGLDHKSDTPTPEARTEAYYKRRPCADYVASAARLIGEKLNQEISKE, encoded by the coding sequence ATGGAAAAGATAAATGTAGAAGAGAGAGCCGAAAAGGCACGCCAACTTTTTCACGAAGGATATAATTGTGCCCAGTCGGTTGTACTGGCATACAGCGATCTGTTTGACCTCGACCCCTCCCTGGCCTCCTCGATAAGTGCTCCGCTGGGCGGAGGCATGGGCCGCTTGCGAGAGGTGTGCGGTGCCGTGAGCGGCATGTTCATGATTGCCGGCCTGTACTACAAGAACGACGCTCCGGCCGATATGGCGAAGCGCAAACAGGTCTATACCGCAGTACAAGATCTGGCCGAGAAATCGAAGGCCCAGAACGGTTCGATTATCTGCCGGGAGTTGCTGGGACTCGACCACAAGAGCGATACTCCTACCCCCGAAGCTCGCACCGAGGCCTACTACAAGCGCCGCCCCTGCGCCGACTACGTGGCATCGGCAGCCCGATTAATTGGCGAAAAACTCAATCAGGAAATCAGCAAAGAGTGA
- the ung gene encoding uracil-DNA glycosylase, translating to MNVRIEPSWQQRLQPEFDKPYFEKLTDFVRHEYATKTVYPPGSQIFAAFDACPFDRVKVVILGQDPYHEPNQAHGLCFSVNDHIPFPPSLQNIFKEIESDLGIPVPASGNLTRWARQGVLLLNATLTVEAHRAASHQGKGWETFTDAVIHKLAEEREHLVFILWGAYAQRKGEFIDRNRHLVLQSPHPSPLSAHRGFFGNHHFSQTNAYLVAHGIEPIQW from the coding sequence ATGAACGTTCGCATCGAACCCAGCTGGCAGCAACGGTTACAACCCGAATTTGACAAGCCCTATTTTGAAAAACTGACCGACTTTGTACGTCACGAGTATGCCACCAAAACGGTTTACCCGCCGGGTAGCCAGATTTTCGCCGCATTCGACGCCTGCCCCTTCGACCGGGTGAAGGTGGTCATTCTCGGGCAGGATCCTTATCATGAACCCAATCAGGCGCACGGTCTGTGTTTCTCGGTGAACGACCACATTCCCTTCCCGCCTTCGCTGCAAAACATCTTCAAGGAGATTGAGAGCGACCTGGGGATACCGGTCCCGGCCAGCGGCAATCTGACCCGTTGGGCCCGCCAGGGGGTATTGCTGCTCAACGCCACCCTCACGGTCGAGGCGCACCGGGCCGCATCGCACCAGGGCAAGGGGTGGGAGACCTTTACCGACGCCGTCATTCACAAACTGGCCGAGGAGCGCGAACATCTGGTCTTTATCCTGTGGGGGGCCTATGCCCAACGCAAAGGGGAGTTTATCGACCGCAACCGGCACCTGGTGCTGCAATCGCCCCACCCGTCGCCCCTGTCGGCCCACCGGGGCTTTTTCGGCAATCACCATTTCAGCCAGACCAATGCCTATCTGGTGGCTCATGGCATCGAGCCTATTCAATGGTAA
- a CDS encoding HAD family hydrolase codes for MKKMQVDWSLTDALMFDMDGTLWDAVDTYARIWNEVFLRAGREVHVTRESLIRHIGMPIPNIIASMFPDITPDESARFSAELAGEEPVLLARYGGTPYPGVVEGLERLSHKYKLFLVSNCDRHTLPIFMTCIGITPYITEGLAYGNTHKPKGDNMLLLKEKYRLQQPLYMGDIDADGQEAHRVGLPFVHARYGFGQTDDCELAFDSFTDFTEFFLNCK; via the coding sequence ATGAAAAAAATGCAAGTCGATTGGAGCCTGACCGATGCTCTCATGTTTGATATGGACGGTACCCTGTGGGACGCCGTCGATACCTACGCCCGCATCTGGAACGAAGTCTTTTTGCGGGCTGGCCGCGAGGTTCACGTTACCCGCGAGTCGCTCATTCGCCATATAGGCATGCCTATCCCGAACATCATAGCGAGCATGTTCCCCGACATTACGCCCGACGAGTCGGCCCGCTTCTCGGCTGAGCTGGCGGGTGAGGAGCCTGTCTTGTTGGCCCGATACGGGGGGACGCCCTATCCCGGGGTGGTCGAGGGGTTGGAGCGGTTGTCGCATAAGTACAAACTGTTTCTGGTGAGCAACTGCGACAGACATACGTTGCCCATATTCATGACGTGTATCGGTATCACGCCCTATATTACCGAGGGGCTTGCCTATGGCAATACGCACAAACCCAAGGGTGACAATATGTTGTTGCTTAAAGAGAAATACCGCTTGCAACAGCCGCTCTACATGGGCGACATCGATGCCGACGGGCAGGAAGCCCATCGGGTGGGATTGCCCTTCGTGCACGCCCGTTACGGTTTTGGCCAGACCGACGATTGTGAACTGGCCTTCGACTCATTTACCGATTTTACCGAATTCTTTTTAAATTGCAAATAG
- a CDS encoding M24 family metallopeptidase: MFSSDFQAEILRRSAKIQAGMRVVGADAALIHTNANLYYTSGRVFSGYTYIPVEGEPHYFVRRPVGLKGETVHYIHKPEQISALLTELGLPQPHCVALEWDAAHSDYMRLAALFPEAKVVNASVVMRGARAVKTEYELAQLRESAVKHAEVYHRIESVYRDGMTDIELQIEIERLLRLHGNLGLFRINGASMEIFMGNVLCGDNADTPTPYDFAMGGAGMDCSIPVGANGTLMRPGMAVMVDMCGNFTGYMTDMTRVYSIGDLPEKAVEAHRCSIEIHRELSRMGKPGVAAADLYHRAVEMAREAGFDDYFMGHNQKAGFIGHGVGIEVNEAPVLAPRSKEVLVENQVIALEPKFVIPHVGAVGIEDTYVVTPDGLQAITSAPVDIAQLF, translated from the coding sequence ATGTTTTCGAGTGATTTCCAGGCCGAGATTCTTCGGCGCAGCGCGAAGATTCAGGCAGGCATGCGGGTCGTTGGAGCCGACGCAGCCTTGATTCATACGAATGCCAACCTCTATTACACTTCGGGTCGGGTGTTCAGCGGGTACACCTATATCCCGGTCGAGGGCGAGCCGCACTATTTCGTGCGCCGTCCCGTAGGGTTGAAGGGCGAGACCGTGCACTATATCCACAAGCCCGAGCAGATATCGGCGCTGCTGACCGAATTGGGGTTGCCCCAACCGCACTGTGTGGCGTTGGAGTGGGACGCCGCCCATAGCGACTATATGCGGCTGGCCGCTCTCTTCCCCGAAGCGAAGGTAGTGAACGCCTCGGTGGTGATGCGCGGGGCACGTGCGGTGAAAACCGAGTACGAACTGGCTCAGTTGCGGGAGTCGGCCGTGAAACATGCCGAGGTGTATCACCGCATCGAGTCGGTCTATCGCGACGGCATGACCGACATCGAGTTGCAGATCGAAATCGAGCGGTTGTTGCGTCTGCACGGCAATCTGGGACTGTTCCGCATCAACGGGGCGAGCATGGAGATATTCATGGGCAATGTGTTGTGCGGCGACAATGCCGATACCCCTACACCCTACGACTTTGCCATGGGCGGTGCGGGCATGGACTGCTCGATTCCGGTAGGTGCCAACGGTACGCTCATGCGTCCGGGCATGGCGGTGATGGTCGACATGTGCGGCAACTTTACCGGCTACATGACCGACATGACGCGGGTCTACTCCATAGGCGATTTGCCCGAAAAGGCTGTTGAGGCACACCGTTGCTCCATCGAGATACATCGCGAGCTGAGCCGTATGGGCAAGCCGGGTGTAGCTGCCGCCGACCTCTACCACCGGGCTGTCGAGATGGCTCGCGAAGCCGGGTTTGACGACTACTTTATGGGGCACAACCAAAAGGCCGGATTCATAGGTCACGGTGTGGGCATCGAGGTGAACGAGGCTCCGGTATTGGCTCCACGCTCGAAAGAGGTGCTGGTCGAAAACCAGGTCATCGCGCTCGAACCCAAATTTGTCATTCCCCACGTGGGGGCGGTCGGCATCGAGGATACCTATGTGGTTACCCCCGATGGTTTACAGGCGATTACCAGTGCGCCGGTCGATATAGCACAGCTGTTTTGA